GCGGAGTGGAAGAAAATTGGACGGGAAGGGTGGATTTAGTGGGCATGGGGTGTCGGAGTCCAACGTGGCTGCTGTCCGGACTCccgcaaccccccccccccccccccccctcttacTTTGTCTCCACTTTGCGAAACAAAGTGTGTTCTGACCGCTGAGCGGACCGATATAGGACCGTGTTGGATGGTTTCCGCGGTTCGGACATATGCGGACGATTTGAGGGTCGGCGTTGAAGATGCCCTTATATCATCTACTATGTCTGAACTATAGGCCTGCAACACATGTTATAATTTTAATTTTAACTATTAGTTACTTGTTTGTAGTTTCCAAAAACAGGATTCCTATGCAATTAGTACTCGAAACAATAAGAAAGCGATGATGGAACCGAGAAATAAGGTTGTGTTATCTTGCAACATCACGTCAATATTGTACATCTTGTTGGGCAGAAGCTAGTCGAGATATTTATGCATTCATTTCAATCGTTTGCCACTCGTCGCACACGAAGCACGATTCGAACTATACAATCGTGTGTGTTATCACGACTTATCTCACGCGTCGGTCGGCCAACAGTGTGACGGCACAGTTCCCTTTTCAAGGATCAGCCGTCACACACGTGTTCAACTCTAGGGTTGTGTTATATGTGTGTCTTAATACCATCATTCTACACTAGTGCCAAAAAGGTAAGTAACTATAATTACATTTCCATTTGGCACCCAATAATACTCATGATTCTACTCTTATTTGTGAGGAATGTGTCGTTTGGACATTGACACATTCTACAAAAATTCAACATGTCATGCTTCAAAGAATGCTAGTACAAAATATATTTTGTATGGATCTAGAAATGATCGTGACCCATGCAGACTTCCAGTTCCACCAGTAATAAAGGAACAAGAACAAGAACATCAACAGCCTACAGATCAAGGAAGCCAAAACAAAGGCCAACTTAACCCAAGGCTTGACAGACACCCACCCGTTGCCGAGGCATAACTGCTAATTCTTGCGAGTATGCTGCCGGTGCATTGCACTATTAGTCACaggtaataagaaaataaagtttctaaaCATAAACATTTCTATCTTTCTGCTCACTTACAAACTTACAGTTGCACCAGTAAAGCAACATGAACACCAACAGACCAAGGAAACCAAACACAAGGGCCGGCCAACTCAACAAAAGGCTTTCGACACCTGATAGACAAAAATGCACTTAATGTAGGGCTCTCCAAGGATCTGCTGCTGCCTGTTTGTTAGCCCATGGTGTGCTCCAGCATCTACTGCCGTTTCTCGCGTTAGCATTGTCGGCGACGGGAGGGGATATATACAGACGGAGAAACAACACTTCATCTGATCTCTCTAACTTAACTTTCACACAGCTGCTACTATCAGACTTGGTAGACCATTCCTACCTCCAAGGTGGAAGCATGAGGTATGTTGGCGGCATAGGACGGGCCACGGCTGTTCCTCCTCAAGAACTCGTAGAAGAAGTTTATCACGATCCGCTTCACGAAACTAGACCCGCTCTTGGCCTTCATGTGGGAGTGACCCAGAATGAAGGACATGCCAGCCTCCCTTGCGTCCATCAGGTCCTGCAGCTCGCTCCGCACCTCGGCGTCCACCTGGGCGCTCTTTGGCAGCACAAACCTCGCTTTCTTCCGCTGTGGTGCCACAGTTTGTTGGTTTATCTCCTTGTTAGGGGACGCCGGCCCATCAACTTCACCGTCACCGCCCTCCTCCCACAATGGAATGGCACCGCTGCTAATGGAGGAGAGCTTCTCGCTGCCTTCCACGAAGCCGTTCTGGTCGGCGCCCCCACTGCGGATGAACTCCGCGATGCTGTTGATTAGCTCCTTCTCAAACTCCAGGTCGTCCTGCTGCACGTCACGGTACCCGTATCTGACGATGACACGGTATAGCCTGTACTCTTTCGGACCAATGCGACCCACCAGAAATCTCTCTTCTGGTTCAACATGTGGCACTGGAACTGATTTAACACAAAGAAAGACCAGTACCTGTTCAAAAGTGTAATCTATAAGCACTCTACAAGCTAGTGGTGGAATGGACTAATTTATCGGAACTTCTAAGGATTCAGACAAACTGGTATAATTTGCTCAACAAACATCTTGGAAGGATGCACGCTGAATTGAAAAGATATGGTAAGGTGCCTCCATACCTGGTGAAATGCTGGCAGATTTGTTACGAAATGGGAGAAAATGGCTGGAATTCCAGACATAAGCTCTGTATGTATCAGCCCAATGCCTCGAACACGAACAATTCCCAGTGAAGGGCCGAGGTTCAACAGCCAGTTTACTGAAACCTTGTTTTGAACATCAAACTCGTACTTCTTTATTGTGCCATAGTGCCACACAGACATGACCACCATAAATATGAAGGAAAGGGTAATAGGGACCCAGGCACCTTCATGAAACTTGCCAAGGGAAGCTGAGAAGTACATTACTTCGATTGAGCCAAAGAAAATCAGGAAACCAAGGGCAATGAAGATACTTTTGTTCCAGACAAGCACGATAACCAATGACATTAAACAAGTGGTGACAAGCATAACCGTTATGACCGCAAGACCTTGTATAAAGAAAGTTGGAGGGTTAGGACTGCCGCAATTATAAATTCATTTCAGTACATGAAAATACAAAAAGAAAATAGCATCTGCATTTCTTGGTGTCCATAGGAAAGAACTGTCATCATATTAACTCATCTCACCTTGTGCGTTCGCCAAGTGCTTTGTGTTATTGAAGCCAATAGTAACAGCCAGGCACAGTATCATCAGGATCCAATTGATCTCAGGTATGTATATCTGACCATGCACCGTAGAGGATGTGTGCACGATCTTTACACCAGGGAAGCAACTTAGTGCAGAGCACTGCTTGATAATTGAGAAGGTACCAGTAATAATCGCTTGGCTTCCGACTACAGATGCTAGGATAGCGATCACTAGAACAGGCCATCTGAGTTTTTCTAAAAGGACAGTTGTATACATCAATGCTCGAAAATGCGCAAATCTTATACTTGTCAATTATTTTACCAGCAATAATTAAAATAACAAAAGGCAAACCCAAAAAGGATACCTGGTACTGAAACATAGAACCCAATATGATAGCTATTCTCAAAGCTGTGGTGTTGAGAGATATAGGCAGCCTGCCCCATATAAGCCAGAACAAGAGCTGGATAAACCACTGATATGAACGCAATCTGATCGAAGTAAAAACATTGAGATAAGTAATTGATGATAATCCAGATTTTAGTTTAAGAATTGTGAGTACCACATGGATACTAAAAGCTGGAACTCTGTAGAAGATAATGTGAAATATAGGAGTAACAAGGACACTGATCCTACATACAATAGTCCTATATACTGAGTCACAACTGATTTATTTCTCAAAATAAACAACAGACTAAAGTTGTGTCTCCTAAATCAGAGGGAAAAACAAAGATCACCAGGTATCTTGCAAGTAAAGATATACATCTGTACAAGATTAAAATACTGATTGACCTTTTAAGGAGATCAGTTCATTAGTATTGCCATTCAAATGGAATCTACACACCTATGCAGAAAACAATATACTAGAGAGATGGTTGCTATCAAATACGATTTTTACTGAACAAGTACTTGACAGCTATCTAACAGTTACTAACTAAAGCCTGAAGGAAGGAAAGAACAAATGGTAAGTGGACCAAACAAGGGGATAAATTTAAGGACAATTAGAAGAAAAGAAGGATAAATCACTTTTAGA
The sequence above is a segment of the Aegilops tauschii subsp. strangulata cultivar AL8/78 chromosome 6, Aet v6.0, whole genome shotgun sequence genome. Coding sequences within it:
- the LOC109746906 gene encoding potassium transporter 25 isoform X1, whose protein sequence is MDLELAHGAGAPRKRGESWGAVLLLAYQSLGVVYGDVATSPLYVFKSAFAGDDITHTAGNEEIYGVLSFVFWTLTLISLLKYVLIVLRANDGGEGGTFALYSLICRHVRAGLLPGGGNSEDLMADDKDAAGRRGDRSRARTVLERYRVLQRLLLLFALLGTCMLIGDGVLTPALSVSSAVSGLELSMEKAQHKYVGLPVTCAILICLFALQHYGTHRVGFIFAPIVCIWLLCISMIGLYNIIHWNHHVYRALSPYYMYQFLKKTQKGGWLSLGGILLCVTGSEAMYADLGHFSQRSIQIAFISVVYPALVLAYMGQAAYISQHHSFENSYHIGFYVSVPEKLRWPVLVIAILASVVGSQAIITGTFSIIKQCSALSCFPGVKIVHTSSTVHGQIYIPEINWILMILCLAVTIGFNNTKHLANAQGLAVITVMLVTTCLMSLVIVLVWNKSIFIALGFLIFFGSIEVMYFSASLGKFHEGAWVPITLSFIFMVVMSVWHYGTIKKYEFDVQNKVSVNWLLNLGPSLGIVRVRGIGLIHTELMSGIPAIFSHFVTNLPAFHQVLVFLCVKSVPVPHVEPEERFLVGRIGPKEYRLYRVIVRYGYRDVQQDDLEFEKELINSIAEFIRSGGADQNGFVEGSEKLSSISSGAIPLWEEGGDGEVDGPASPNKEINQQTVAPQRKKARFVLPKSAQVDAEVRSELQDLMDAREAGMSFILGHSHMKAKSGSSFVKRIVINFFYEFLRRNSRGPSYAANIPHASTLEVGMVYQV
- the LOC109746906 gene encoding potassium transporter 25 isoform X2, producing the protein MADDKDAAGRRGDRSRARTVLERYRVLQRLLLLFALLGTCMLIGDGVLTPALSVSSAVSGLELSMEKAQHKYVGLPVTCAILICLFALQHYGTHRVGFIFAPIVCIWLLCISMIGLYNIIHWNHHVYRALSPYYMYQFLKKTQKGGWLSLGGILLCVTGSEAMYADLGHFSQRSIQIAFISVVYPALVLAYMGQAAYISQHHSFENSYHIGFYVSVPEKLRWPVLVIAILASVVGSQAIITGTFSIIKQCSALSCFPGVKIVHTSSTVHGQIYIPEINWILMILCLAVTIGFNNTKHLANAQGLAVITVMLVTTCLMSLVIVLVWNKSIFIALGFLIFFGSIEVMYFSASLGKFHEGAWVPITLSFIFMVVMSVWHYGTIKKYEFDVQNKVSVNWLLNLGPSLGIVRVRGIGLIHTELMSGIPAIFSHFVTNLPAFHQVLVFLCVKSVPVPHVEPEERFLVGRIGPKEYRLYRVIVRYGYRDVQQDDLEFEKELINSIAEFIRSGGADQNGFVEGSEKLSSISSGAIPLWEEGGDGEVDGPASPNKEINQQTVAPQRKKARFVLPKSAQVDAEVRSELQDLMDAREAGMSFILGHSHMKAKSGSSFVKRIVINFFYEFLRRNSRGPSYAANIPHASTLEVGMVYQV